Within the Micromonospora citrea genome, the region CTACGCCCCCTGGATCCGGACATGAAGTTCGTGGGACTGTCGCTGAGCCATGTGCATCACAACCCCGATTACTTCTGGCACTTCCTCGACGCCGCCAATCACCAGCCGGGGGTCGCCGTCGACGCGTTCTCGTATCACTTCTACGCCTCACCCGAGATCGTCAACCCGTTCGGCCCCGAGGGCAACGCCGATCCGAGCACGTGGCGCAGCACCTTCTTCACGCAGGCCGACGCCTTCGTCGAAAACGTCGCGTACATCCGATCGATCGCTCAACGGCTCGCGCCCGACGCCAGGACGTTCCTCAACGAGATCGGCACCTATCCGGCCGACATCATGAACCCGCAGCCGCAGATCCCGGACTTCTACTGGGCCCTGAGCGGATCGGTCCACGCCTACCTGTGGGCTCGGATGCTGCCGCTCGGGATCGACCTGCTCGGCGTGGCAGAGTTCATGGACTATCCCGGGATGATCCCGGGCACCTCGCTGATCGACTGGGAGACAGGTGAACCCAACGCCCGCTATCACGTGACGCAGCTGCTGCTTCGGCACTTCGCGCAGGGCGATCGGCTGGTCACGACGTCGACGGGCTACCCCGGGTTCCCCGATCTGCGAGTCCACGCGCAGGCAATGGTCGGAGCCGACGGCACCAGGCGTGTCCTCCTCATCAACAAGTGGGACGAGCCCATGGAGGTCGACATGTCGGCCGCCGGCACCGACTCCGGCACAGGTGAGCAGGTGCACGTGGGCACGTCGGGCATCGAACGCATGAAGTGGAAGGGGAACACCCTTCGTCTTGAACCGCACGCCACCATGGTGGTCACCCTCGACTGAACCGCGGTACCGACCCTCAACTGATCAGACGCCCGGCGCCTACGACGGTGCACGCCGACCGTCAGCGAGGCGCCGGGCATCGAACTGCCGCAGGTTCCCGGCAACCTGACCGTAGGCGTTGACGAGCCGCGCGGTGGGTGTGCCGGCGCCCCCGGCCCGGGTCGAGCGGTACGGCCCACAGCGGGGGCGGCACGCAGCCAACCCTCAGCGGAGTGTGCCGAGGTCGATGGCCTCAGCCATCGCCCGGTAGCCCGCGTCCGATGGGTGCAGATGGTCGCCCGAGTCGTATGACGGGTTGATCCGTTGTGGGTCGGCCGGATCACGCACCACCGCGTCGAAGTCGATGACGGCGTCGAAGTCGACACTCGTGCGGATGAACTCGTTCACAGCCTGCCGCACAGCCTCTCGCTCCTCCGTGTAGGAGCGCCATCCCTTCATCGGCGTGATGGTGCCGACGACGATCCGCAGGCCCTGCGCGTGCGCCTGGGCGGCGATCTGCCGTAGGGCGAGTTTCAGGGCTTCCGGGTCGGGGTGTGGGAGGTTGAGGATGTCGTTGACGCCCTCGAGCATGATGACAGTGCGTGCCCCGGACGTGGTCAGCATGTCGCGGGACAGGCGTGCGAACGCGTTCGGGCCACCGATCCCGGTGCCGGTGCTGCTGTTCAGGATCCGGTTGCCGCTGATACCGCTGTTGACCACGCCGAGCTTGGTCGGTCCCGGTTCGGCGGCGAGCCGGTCGGCGAGGACGTCGGGCCACCGCAGGTTCCCGCTGATGGTCGACCTGTCCCCGTCGGTGATGGAGTCGCCGAAGGTCACCACGGTGCCGTGCGCGGACGATGACCGGACGTCCACGGCTGTCACGTAGCGCCAAGCCGTGGTCGGCTGGGTGAACGCGGTGCCCTCCTCGTCCGCCGCATGGTCGCCGTCGGCGGCGACGAACGACGTCTGATACGAGCGCGGGTGCTCGGTCACCGGCCCGGACGGCGCCGGGGTGTAGACGGTCACCAGCAGGTCGCCGTCTGCCGGCACGGTCATCGATATCGGGTCGCTGAGCGCCTCACCCCCGGCCGGGATGGTCACCGACGGCGTGCCGCCGAAGGTCAGCTCGCGCATCGTGCCGGCGACGGCGTGGGGTGCGTCGGGCCTGGCGGCCACCGCCAGCGTCGCTCGTCCCATCAGGACCGGCGCCGTGCCGAGCGCGTTGGACAGCCGCACACGAGCGGTGTCGCCACCCACGCTGGTGTGCACCACGTTGCGGATCGAGTGGTTCGGCATGCCTCGGTCGGTGCCGGGCGTCGTCCGCGCCATGGCCGTCTGCCAGGTGCCGACCCAGTGGCCGGGCGGGCGGGTGTCGAGCTTGTCCAGGGCGACGACCGCCGCCATCGCCTGGTAACCGGCGTCCTTCGGGTGCAGGTGGTCGCCGGAGTCGTACTCCGCCCGTAGCCGGCTCGGCATCGTGGGGTCGCGTAGCGCGACATCGAAATCGGCCACGGCGTCGAACACGCCGCCGTCGCGGATGAAGTCGTTGACCGCCTGCCGTACGCCTTCCAGCTCATCGGTGTAGTTGCCCGAGCCGCCGAACGGCGTGAGCGTGCCGGCGGTGACCCGCAGCCCCTTCGCCTTGACCTGGGCCGCGATCTGGCCCAGCGCCGCGATGATCTTCGACGGCTCGTGGTGCTGCGGCTGGCCGCCGATGTCGTTGATGCCCAGCATGACGATCACGGAGCACACGCCGGTGGCGGTGAGCACGTCGCGGTCCAACCGGGTCAGGGCGTTGGGATTCCATGTGCTGTTGAGCAGCCGGTTCGAGCTGATGCCGGCGTTGAGCACGCCCAGCCGTGTCGGTCCGGGCTCGGCGATCAGCCGGTCGGCCAGGTAGTCCGGTCAGCGGTGGTTCGCGTTTCGGGTCGAGTTGTTTCCGTCGGTGATCGAGTCGCCGAGGGTGACCACTGCGCACTCGGCCTGCCCCAGAACGTCCACGCCGCTGACGTACGGCCAGAAACCGATGGTCTCGGTGAACGCCGAGCCGGACTCGTCGGCCGCGTGATCACCGTTGCGCGACAGGTACGAGGTCTGGTTGGCCACCTGGTGATAGGTCACCGGCCCGGACGACGTCGGGGTGTACACGCTGACCAGGAGGTCGCCGTCCTCCGGCACGGCGAGGGGGATCGGATCGCTGAGCACCTTGCCGCCGGCCGGGATGGTCACCGACGGCGCGCCGCCGAAGGCGAGTGCTCGCATCGTGCCCGCGACCGCCTCCGGCGCGTCGGGTGCGTCGGCGACCGCGATGGTCACCGCGTCCATCCGTACCGCCACCGTGCCGAGGGCGTTGCTCAGCCAGACCCGCACACCCGAGCCACCGACGCTGGTGTGCACGACGTTGCGGACAGTCCGGTCTGAATATCCGGTAGGGAGGTTGGGCACGGTGCCGGAGGCTGAGGCCGACCAAGTGCCGACCCAGTGATCCTGCGCTGCTGTCGGCTGGGCGTCCTGGTCGGTTGCGGAGGCTGGGCTGGACATGCCGAGCACCAATCCAAGACCGATGGCGACGGTTTGCAACTTTCTCAGCGAATAGGACATGGGATCTCCTCCCGATCGTCAATGAGTCTGCTCCCCACTCGCCGTCACGGTCAACAGCTGTCCAGCCTTTACTCCGGAAGGCTTGCGCTGGCCGACATGGGACGTAGGATGTCCGGCAACCTTTTGCGTACGACACCCCACCACTCCGGATCGACCTGCCGCTCGACACGACGCGGCGCCAGCCGCGACCAGTGGAGGTACCGCCTGCCATGACGAAACACAGACCCAGCCACCCGCGCCGTCGCCTGCTGTCCGGCATGGTGATCGCGGCCATGGCTGCCGCTCTGCTCACCCCCGGCACCGCGCACGCCACCGAGCCCTACCACGAGGGCCGAGCGGTCTACACGGCGTACACCGAGGGCTATTTCTGTTTCCGGATTCCGGCAGTCGTGAAGGCCAGCAACGGAAGCCTGCTGGCCTTCGCCGAGGGACGGATCAACAACTGTGACGACAGGGGCGATATCGACCTGGTGCTGAAGCGGTCCCACGACGGCGGTCGTACGTGGGGTCCGCTGCAGGTCGTGTCGCGCGGCAACGGCGACACGCACGGCAACCCCATGCCGGTCGTGGACGAGCGGACCGGCCGGGTGTCGCTGTTCACGACCCACAACCCCGGCACAGCAGGCGGTGGTCGTGTTCCGCACCTGCAGATGAGCGACGACCACGGAGCGACCTGGAGCGCACCGCGCGAGATGACCGAGCTGACCCGGCCGCAGTGGGACGCCTGGTATGCCACCGGCCCGGTGCACGCCATCCAACTCAAACGCGGACCGCACGCCGGGCGGCTGGTGATGAGCGCCAACCACGAGTCCTTCGCGCCTGACGGGCGGCGCATCGCCGGCATCCACCTCGGGTACAGCGACGACGGCGGCGACACCTGGCGCCTCGGCGCGAGCGCCGGTGGCGCCGCCGACGACATCTTCGTCAACGAGTCGACACTGGTGGAGTTGACCGACGGGCGGGTCTACGTCAACGTGCGGGAAGCCGGCACGGCCGAGGGCACCCGGGCGTCCGCGATCTCCAGCGACGGCGGCGACAGCTTCGACGCGCCGTTCCGGATGGTGCCCGAGTTGACGATGCCGGTCGTGCAGGGAGCGTTGCTACGCCTCACGGCCACCGACGAGGGTGACGCGCGGGACCGCCTCCTGTTCTCCGGACCCGCCAACCCCGGCAAGCGGGAGGCCCTGACGATCCGGTCCTCCTACGACGAGGCCCAAACCTGGGAGCCCTGGGAGGAGGGCAAGGTCATCAGCTGGGGTCCGGGCGGGTACTCCGACCTGGTCAAGATCGAGGTCGACCCGGTCGCAGGCCCCGTGGTCGGGGTGTTGTACGAAGGCGGGGCCAACGCCCTGTACGAGGCGATTCAGTTCGTCCGATTCAACGAGGCGTACCTCGACACCCCGAACGGTTCGCCGCCGGGGCTGCCGCCGCCACCGGAGCCGGGACCGACGACCCCGGACGCGGCACCACGCTACGACAACACCGCCTACGTTCGCGGCGCTGCGACCCTGGCCGAGGGGCGGTTCGGTGACGGGATCTCGCTCGACGGCGTCGACGACCACGTGGAGGTGCCGTACAACCCGGACGTCGACCTTGGTGACAGCCAGTTCACGATCATGACCTGGTTCCGGTACAGCGAGACCACCGGCAGCATCGTGATCTGGTGGTTCCACCAGGTGGGCACGGGAGCGGCGCAGATCTGGCTGCGGGCCGAACCGGCGAGCAACCGCATCCGCGGTGTCGTCGGCACCGGCCAGGGCGACGCGAACATCACCATCGCGGGCGCGTACAACGACGGGCTCTGGCACCACGTCGCCCTGCAACGCACGGCGACCCGGGTCACGGTCCTCATCGACGGTGCCACCGTCGCCGACCTGGCCGCTCCCCGCGGTTCGGTGACCACCGGCAAGGAATTCGGCATCCGCAGCATCTACCTCGGCCGGCGGGTCGACGGCCTCAACAACCCGTTCCGCGGCACCCTCGACGAGTTCCGCATCTACGGGCGCGCCCTCACTGCCGAGGAGTTGCGGGACGTCCGGGAACGCAACGTCCCGATCGCCGGCCAGCTCCGCCTCCGCCTCCCGTTCACGACCATCAGCCCCGAGTAGCAGCCGCAGCGCTGGTGCCCCGCCGACGGTCGTCCGGCGGGGCGCCGCGACGGCGAGGAGCCGGGCAACCTCGTGCCTCGCCCTCCCAGCCTCTCCCCTCCCTGGCGCGCAGGTGGGATGTCCCACAGCGCGTGGAACATGGGCGACACCAGCAACCCGGCGGCGGACGTCCTGTGTACATTGCTTCTCAGCGGGGTGAGCCTTCCGGACGTAGGATGTGCACCGGCCGTGGAGGATCCTGGAGGCAGGGGTGGCAAAGCGCAACGGCGAGACCGTTCAGGACCGCATCGTGGCCCTGATCCACGATCGTCAGCTTCAGCCCGGCGCTCCGATGCCGACCGAACCGCAGCTCATGGATCTGCTCGGGGCAAGTCGGAACAGCGTCCGCGAGGCGGTTCGGGCGCTGCAGGCGCTGGGTATCGTCGAGATCCGTCACGGGTTCGGCACCTTCGTCGGTCGAGCGTCACTCGACGCGCTCAGCCCGTCGCTGGAGTTCCGGATCCGCTCCGGTCCGCACGGCGTCCGGGCGCTCCATGACCTCGTGGAGGTGCGGGAGATGCTGGAGACCGCGCTCATCGCCCGGGTCGCCGGCTCGACCAGTCCGAGCCGCCTGGCGGCGCTCGATGCCCTCGTGACTGCGATGCAGACCGATCTCGCGGCGGACCGCGCCTTCCACGCGCTGCTCTACGAATCCTGCGGCAACGAGCTCGTGCTGCAGTTGATCGACCTGTTCTGGCAGGTCTACCACCAGGTCGAGCCGCTGGTCGGCGAGCCGGAGGAGCGCATGGACATCACGGTGGGAAACCATCGGCGGATTGTCGATGCGCTACGCGCCCAGGACGCGTCCGCCGCCCGGGAGGCGATGCAACGGCACTTCCGCGACGTCAAGGAGCGCGTCGCCCGTGCCGAAGCGGCCCGGGCGGCGAAGCCGCTCGACAGCGAAGCGGCCTGAGCCGGGTCGACCAACGCCGTTGTCTCCTTCCGCACCACGCATGCGCGGTCGAGGCGGGTCAAGCGGTCAGGGCTGCCCCAGACGGGCTAGCCGGGCGCGTACGCCGTCGAAGTGTGCGCGCATCGCCGCCGCCGCCGACACGCGATCCCCCGTGGTGATGGCCGTAAAGATGTCACGATGCTTACGAGCCACGTCAGCGGGCGTCTCGTCGGGCGGGCCGAGGTCGTCGCTCAGCTGGTGATAGACGTCCCAGAACGCGCCGAGCAGCCTGCCCACCAGCGGATTGCCCAGTGGGCGGTAGAGCACGTCGTGGAAGAGGCGGTCGGTGTCGGGTGAGACCCCGCCCACCCGCGCCTCGGTCTCCATCTGCGCTATGACGTCGCGGGCCGGGGCGAGGCCGGACGCCAGGTCCCGGGCGTCCTGTTGGTCGATCAGGCGCTGCACCAGCCCGCTCTCCAGAATCTCGCGAATCTCGATGAGGTGGCCTAGGTGGTTGCGCTCGCCCTGCAGGGTGATGCGGCTGTGAAAGGCCAGTTCGTCTACGAGGCCGTTGAGCGACATGCGCCCAACGAACATCCCGAAGCCGTGGCGGATGTCGACGATGCCGACGGCCTGTAGGACCTTGAGGGCTTCCCTGACCGAGTTGCGGCCGATGCCCAGCTCCTCCATCAGCTCGGTCTCGGTCGGCAGCGGATCCCCCGTGGTCAACCCGCGCTGCAGGATCAGACCCTTGACCGCCTCCTGCACTTCGACGGCGCGGCTGAGGCGACGTCGTTGGCCTGCGGGAACGCCGCGTGTCTGGAAGGTGCGGGCCGAGGCGCCGCTTGTGCCCTGACCATCGGCGTGAAACACCACGGAAATCTCCTGGTCATTTTGTCTTGACCGGCGGCAAGCGCGGCCCCTAGCCTCCACTCTAGCAGGACATGGGACGTAGGACGTCCAACGTGATGGATTGAAGATCTCCAAGCTGAAGCCAGAATCCCCACAGGAGGCACCGTGAGCGCTCCGGTTTCTCGGCCCGTTTTCAGCCGCCGCGACTTTCTGCGCTACAGCGGAACGGTGAGCGCCGCCGCGGCCATCTCCGCCACCCTCTCCGCCTGTAGCGGTCCCGCATCCACCAGCTCCGCGGGAGCCAGCGGCGACAAGGACCTCGTCACCGCTGTCATCGGATACGGCAACAACCAGAGCTGGGACCCGACCATGACCGCGTCGGCCTTCTCCATGGCCGCCAACAACCACATCTACGAAGGACTGGTCGACACCGACCCGATCACCCGCGAGCCCTACCCGGCCCTGGCCACCGCCCTGCCGGCCGACACCGCTGCGACCACGTGGAAGTTCACGCTGCGACAGGGGGCCAAGTGGCACGACGGGCAGCCGGTCACGGTCGACGACGTGCTCTTCACCTTCCAACGCATCCTCGACCCGGCCGCCAAGACGCTCACGTACTCCTTCTTCGGCACCTGGCTCAAGGAAGTTCGCAAGATCGACGACACGAGCGTCGAACTGGTCTTCAACTTCCCGTTCCCCGACGCGCTGCAGCGCCTCACGATCGCCAAGATCATGCCGAAGCACGTCTTCGGCGCACCCGGCGGCTGGGACGCGGCCAAGGGCGGCAAGGCGATCGGCTCCGGCCCCTACAAGATGGTCGCGCACAACCCGAAGTCCAACACCGTGCTCGAAGCCTTCACCGACTACAACGGCCCCCGCAAACCCGTCATCAGGAAGATGAACTGGTTGTCGATCGTCGAGTCACCGGCCCGGGTCGCGAAGATCTCCGGCGCCAGCGCCGAGGCTCAGATCGCCGACAACATCCCCTACGCCAACATCGACCAACTGCGCAGCGGCGGGCTGACCGTAGAGGGCGGCAAGGGCATGAACCACATGTTCCTCATGTTCAACACCGCTCAGAAGCCCTTCGATGACATACGCGTGCGCCAAGCGCTCCTCTACGCCATCGACACCAAGAAGATGATCGACGTGGCGCTCAAGGGACACGGCACGCCGGCCACGAGCTTCCTCAACGAGCAGAACCCGTCGTACGCCAAGGCGAAGACCGTCTACCACTACGATCCCGCGAAGGCGAAGGCACTCCTGTCGGCCGCCGGAGTGACGAACCTGTCCGTCACGCTGATGGCGGTCAACGTCAGCTGGATCGCCGACTGCCTGCCCACCATCGCCAACTCCTGGCAAGCGGTCGGCATCAAGACCACGCTCGAACCGCAGGACACCGCCGCCCTCTTCACCAAGATGGACCAGTCGCAGTCATACCAGGTGGTCGCGGCGGCATCGAACCCCAACCAGTTCGGCCTGGACGCGGACCTGATCCTCCGCTACAACTACACCTCCGGCGGAACCTGGATGAAATACACCAAGTGGGACACCAGCCCGGAGGCCAAGAACCTGTTCATGCTGATGGACAAGGCCGCCCAGGAACCCCACCCGACGAAGAAGCAGCAACTGCTGCACCAGTACCTCGACATCATCGCCGAGCAGGCAGTGCTCTACCCCGTCCTGCACACGGAGCTGATGACCGCCTGGGATCCGAAGAAACTCACCGGAGTCCGGCCGCAGGCGTACCCGGGCATCAACCTGCTGCAGGCACAGCGCCGCTGACACCCCGTGCGGCGCCGGGCGCGCCCGGCGCCGCACCCCACCGCCCATCAGCCTGACCGCGCACCAGGAGGTCAACCAGTGGCAGTCGTCGCCAGAATGCTGGTCCGTCGAACACTCATCCTGATCCCGCTGCTGTTGGGCGTCATCCTGTTCGTGTTCATCATCATGCGCTTCTCCAACAACAAACCGGAGTACGCCTACTTCCAGGGCGCCAACCCGACAGCGGAACAGATTCACCAGTTCCAGGTGGAGAACGGCCTGCTCGACCCGCTGCCGGTGCGTTACGTGCGCTTCGTCGGCGACCTGCTCCACGGCGACATGGGCACCAGCGTCCTGACCAAGGCGCCGGTGCTCGACTCAGTCGTGACCGCGCTGCCGCTCACGCTGCAACTGACCTTCCTCGGCCTGCTGGTCGCCGTGGCCCTGGCCCTGATCTTCGGCGTCACCGCGGCGATCTTCCGGGACCGCTGGCCCGACCAGCTCATCCGGCTGGTGTCACTGATCGGCGTCGCCGCACCGGCGTTCTGGCTGGCCCTGTTGATGATCCAGTGGCTGGCGGTCGACCGCGGCTGGTTCCCGACCAGCGGCTACATCAATCCCGGCGACTCGTTCAGCGGCTGGCTGCGATCCATGACGCTGCCGGCGCTCTCCCTGTCGCTGCCCGTCGCCGCCCAGCTCACCCGAATCATCCGGACGTCGATGGTCGAGGAACTGGACAAGGACTACGTCCGCACCGCGATCGGCAGCGGCCTGCCACCGATCGTCGTGATCGGACGCAACGTCCTGCGCAACGCGCTGATCAACCCGCTGACAGTGCTGGGCCTGCGCATCGGCTACCTGCTCGGTGGCGCAGTGGTCATCGAGACCATCTACTCCCTACCTGGCATGGGACAGCTCATGATCAACGGCGTACGCGACGGCGACCCCGCCGTAGTACAGGGCGTGGTGCTCACCATCGCCACCGGCTTCGTCGTGGTGAATCTCGTCGTGGACGTCCTCTACCTGCTGATCAACCCGAGAATCAGGAGCGCAGCGTGATGCGGAGCGGACTCGCGAGGAGACTCTCACGACCGGGAATCCGTTTCCGGCGGCTCGGCGTGCCATCATGGATCTCCATCGCCGTTCTCGTCGTGATCGCCCTCGCCGCGGCTCTCGCCCCCGTTCTCGCCCCGCACTCACCGTACGTGCAGCAGGCGGCCGGCGGCGGGCCCAGCACGGCACACTGGATGGGCCTGGACAGCGCCAACCGCGACATCTTCACCCGACTGCTCTACGGCGCGCGGTGGTCACTGATCATCGGACTCGGCGCGACCGCCATCGCGCTGGTCTCCGGCGCGGTGATCGGCGCCGTCGCGGCCACGTCGCGCAAGGCGATCGACGAAGCGATCATGCGCAGCCTCGACGTCGTCATGGCGTTTCCGGGCATCGCGCTCGCCGCCGTGCTGGTCGCCGTCTTCGGTGGCAGCATTCCGGTGCTGGTGCTGGCCATCGCATTTCTCTACATGCCGTCCGTCGCGCGGGTGGTACGCGCGAACGTGCTCGCCCAGTACGGCGAGGACTACGTCGCCGCCGAACGCATCATCGGCGCCCGCACCCCACACATTCTGCTCAAGCACGTGGCGATCAACTGCGCCGCACCCATCCTGGTGTTCTGCACGGTGATGGTGGCCGACGCGATCGTCTTCGAGGCGTCGCTGTCGTTCATCGGCGCCGGAGTACGCCCACCGGACCCCTCGTGGGGCAGCGTCATCGCCGACGGCAGAAACATGGTCCTGCTCGGCGGCTGGTGGGCCACGGTCTTCCCCGGCCTGCTGATCCTGATCACGGTCCTCGCGCTCAACATCCTCGCCGAGGGCGTCTCCGACGCGTGGGCCGCACCCACCGCCCGCCGCGCCGACCCCGCCAGGAAGACCAAGGAGGTCGATCCGCTTGAGCAGGCGATCCCCGGATCCGGTGTGATCACCGAACTGCCAGGGTTGGCGAAGGCCGCGCAGCGTCTGGCCGAACGGGCCCGCCCACTGCCGCAGGGCGAGCCGATCCTGCAGGTCCAGGAACTCACCATCGGCTTCGACGGCCGGCACGACGGCGTGAACGTCGTCGACGGCATCTCCTTCGACGTACGCCCCGGCGAGGTACTCGGCCTCGTCGGTGAATCCGGCTGCGGCAAGTCGCTGACCGCGCTGACCATCATGGGCCTGCAACCGCGCGGTGCCCGCATCGGCGGCCAGATCCTCTTCGAGGGCAGCGACCTGCTGACGCTTTCCCGGGCCGCCCGCCGTCGGTTGCTCGGCCGCGACATGGCCATGATCTACCAGGACGCACTGTCGTCGCTCAACCCAGCGATGACCGTCAGGGCGCAGCTGAAGCAGGTCGTCCGCCGAGGCGGGCGGCGGAGCCCGACCGACCTGCTGAAGCTGGTAGGCCTCGACCCCGCGCGCACCCTGTCGGCCTACCCCCACGAGCTGTCCGGCGGCCAACGTCAACGTGTCCTGATCGCGATGGCCCTCTCACGCGAACCCAAGCTGATCATCGCTGACGAACCCACCACGGCGCTGGACGTGACCGTGCAGGCGCAGGTGATCCAGTTGCTGCTCCGGCTGCGGGCCGAGCTCGGCTTCGCCCTGATCCTGGTCTCGCACGACCTCGCCCTGGTCGCCGACGTGACCGACCGCGTCGTCGTCATGTACGGCGGCCAGATCGTGGAAAGCGGCGTCACATCGGCCCTGGTCGGCGCGCCCGCACACCACTACGCACGCGGGCTGCTCGGCTCGGTGCTGTCGCTGGAGTCCGGCGCCACGCGGCTCACCCAGATCCGCGGCGTCGTACCAGCCCCAGCCGACTTCCCCAGCGGGTGCCGCTTCGCCGACCGCTGCCCCATGGCCACCGAAATCTGCCGAACCCGGACGCCGCAGCTGGCGGGGCGGCGCCACCACGAGGTGGCCTGCCACCACCCGGCGATCGACATCGCAGCGTCCGCCCTCGCCCCCGGAACGAACGCCGCACCGGCCAGCCCCGCGGAGGCACGATGACAGCGACAAGCACCCAGAGCCTCGTCGAACTCACCGACGTGCACGTCACGTACAAGGCGCGCTCCGGCGGGCTGTTCCGCCGCGACCACGTCTACGCGCTGACCGCAGCCGATCTCACCATCGAGGCCGGCGAAACGGTGGGTGTCGTCGGGGAATCCGGCTGCGGCAAGTCAACGCTCGCGAAGGTCCTCGTCGGACTGGAGAAGCCCACCACGGGCACAGTGCGATTCCGCGGCCAGAACCTCTGGTCGATGCCGCACTCGGCGCGCCGCACGGCCATCGGATCGAGCACCGGCATGGTCTTCCAGGACCCCTCGACCGCGCTCAACCGCCGACTGCCCATCCGGCAGGTACTGCGCGACCCACTCGACGTGCACCGGGTGGGCACCGCCCGGCAGCGCGAGGAGCGGGTACGCGAACTGCTCGACCTGGTGGGCCTGCCACCAAGCGTCGCCGACCTGCTGCCGAGCCAGGTGTCCGGCGGGCAACGCCAGCGGGTCGCCGTTGCCCGCGCATTGGCGCTGCGGCCACAGTTGCTGATCGCCGACGAACCGACCAGCGCGCTCGACGTCTCGGTGCGCGCGCAGATCCTGAACCTGCTCTTCGACCTGAAGGAACAGCTCAACCTGGCGATGGTCTTCGTCTCGCACGACATCCAGACGGTACGGCGAATGAGCGACCGGGTCGTGACGAT harbors:
- a CDS encoding GDSL-type esterase/lipase family protein, which produces MADRLIAEPGPTRLGVLNAGISSNRLLNSTWNPNALTRLDRDVLTATGVCSVIVMLGINDIGGQPQHHEPSKIIAALGQIAAQVKAKGLRVTAGTLTPFGGSGNYTDELEGVRQAVNDFIRDGGVFDAVADFDVALRDPTMPSRLRAEYDSGDHLHPKDAGYQAMAAVVALDKLDTRPPGHWVGTWQTAMARTTPGTDRGMPNHSIRNVVHTSVGGDTARVRLSNALGTAPVLMGRATLAVAARPDAPHAVAGTMRELTFGGTPSVTIPAGGEALSDPISMTVPADGDLLVTVYTPAPSGPVTEHPRSYQTSFVAADGDHAADEEGTAFTQPTTAWRYVTAVDVRSSSAHGTVVTFGDSITDGDRSTISGNLRWPDVLADRLAAEPGPTKLGVVNSGISGNRILNSSTGTGIGGPNAFARLSRDMLTTSGARTVIMLEGVNDILNLPHPDPEALKLALRQIAAQAHAQGLRIVVGTITPMKGWRSYTEEREAVRQAVNEFIRTSVDFDAVIDFDAVVRDPADPQRINPSYDSGDHLHPSDAGYRAMAEAIDLGTLR
- a CDS encoding ABC transporter permease, with the translated sequence MAVVARMLVRRTLILIPLLLGVILFVFIIMRFSNNKPEYAYFQGANPTAEQIHQFQVENGLLDPLPVRYVRFVGDLLHGDMGTSVLTKAPVLDSVVTALPLTLQLTFLGLLVAVALALIFGVTAAIFRDRWPDQLIRLVSLIGVAAPAFWLALLMIQWLAVDRGWFPTSGYINPGDSFSGWLRSMTLPALSLSLPVAAQLTRIIRTSMVEELDKDYVRTAIGSGLPPIVVIGRNVLRNALINPLTVLGLRIGYLLGGAVVIETIYSLPGMGQLMINGVRDGDPAVVQGVVLTIATGFVVVNLVVDVLYLLINPRIRSAA
- a CDS encoding ABC transporter substrate-binding protein, which codes for MSAAAAISATLSACSGPASTSSAGASGDKDLVTAVIGYGNNQSWDPTMTASAFSMAANNHIYEGLVDTDPITREPYPALATALPADTAATTWKFTLRQGAKWHDGQPVTVDDVLFTFQRILDPAAKTLTYSFFGTWLKEVRKIDDTSVELVFNFPFPDALQRLTIAKIMPKHVFGAPGGWDAAKGGKAIGSGPYKMVAHNPKSNTVLEAFTDYNGPRKPVIRKMNWLSIVESPARVAKISGASAEAQIADNIPYANIDQLRSGGLTVEGGKGMNHMFLMFNTAQKPFDDIRVRQALLYAIDTKKMIDVALKGHGTPATSFLNEQNPSYAKAKTVYHYDPAKAKALLSAAGVTNLSVTLMAVNVSWIADCLPTIANSWQAVGIKTTLEPQDTAALFTKMDQSQSYQVVAAASNPNQFGLDADLILRYNYTSGGTWMKYTKWDTSPEAKNLFMLMDKAAQEPHPTKKQQLLHQYLDIIAEQAVLYPVLHTELMTAWDPKKLTGVRPQAYPGINLLQAQRR
- a CDS encoding sialidase family protein; its protein translation is MTKHRPSHPRRRLLSGMVIAAMAAALLTPGTAHATEPYHEGRAVYTAYTEGYFCFRIPAVVKASNGSLLAFAEGRINNCDDRGDIDLVLKRSHDGGRTWGPLQVVSRGNGDTHGNPMPVVDERTGRVSLFTTHNPGTAGGGRVPHLQMSDDHGATWSAPREMTELTRPQWDAWYATGPVHAIQLKRGPHAGRLVMSANHESFAPDGRRIAGIHLGYSDDGGDTWRLGASAGGAADDIFVNESTLVELTDGRVYVNVREAGTAEGTRASAISSDGGDSFDAPFRMVPELTMPVVQGALLRLTATDEGDARDRLLFSGPANPGKREALTIRSSYDEAQTWEPWEEGKVISWGPGGYSDLVKIEVDPVAGPVVGVLYEGGANALYEAIQFVRFNEAYLDTPNGSPPGLPPPPEPGPTTPDAAPRYDNTAYVRGAATLAEGRFGDGISLDGVDDHVEVPYNPDVDLGDSQFTIMTWFRYSETTGSIVIWWFHQVGTGAAQIWLRAEPASNRIRGVVGTGQGDANITIAGAYNDGLWHHVALQRTATRVTVLIDGATVADLAAPRGSVTTGKEFGIRSIYLGRRVDGLNNPFRGTLDEFRIYGRALTAEELRDVRERNVPIAGQLRLRLPFTTISPE
- a CDS encoding FadR/GntR family transcriptional regulator, whose product is MAKRNGETVQDRIVALIHDRQLQPGAPMPTEPQLMDLLGASRNSVREAVRALQALGIVEIRHGFGTFVGRASLDALSPSLEFRIRSGPHGVRALHDLVEVREMLETALIARVAGSTSPSRLAALDALVTAMQTDLAADRAFHALLYESCGNELVLQLIDLFWQVYHQVEPLVGEPEERMDITVGNHRRIVDALRAQDASAAREAMQRHFRDVKERVARAEAARAAKPLDSEAA
- a CDS encoding FadR/GntR family transcriptional regulator, yielding MVFHADGQGTSGASARTFQTRGVPAGQRRRLSRAVEVQEAVKGLILQRGLTTGDPLPTETELMEELGIGRNSVREALKVLQAVGIVDIRHGFGMFVGRMSLNGLVDELAFHSRITLQGERNHLGHLIEIREILESGLVQRLIDQQDARDLASGLAPARDVIAQMETEARVGGVSPDTDRLFHDVLYRPLGNPLVGRLLGAFWDVYHQLSDDLGPPDETPADVARKHRDIFTAITTGDRVSAAAAMRAHFDGVRARLARLGQP